Genomic window (Hydrogenimonas cancrithermarum):
ATCTCGACGTCGATTTGCGTAAATTCCGGCTGGCGGTCGGCGCGGAGGTCTTCGTCGCGGAAACATTTGGCGATCTGGAAATAGCGGTCGAACCCGCTGACCATCAGCAGCTGCTTGAAGAGCTGCGGCGACTGGGGCAGGGCGTAGAACTCGCCGTTGTGAACGCGGCTCGGGACCAGGTAGTCGCGCGCCCCTTCGGGAGTCGACTTGGTGAGAATCGGTGTTTCGACCTCCAAAAAGCCCTGCGAGTCGAGCAGGTTGCGTGCCGCGATCGCCGCTTTGGAGCGGAGTTTGAAGGTTTCGAACATCTCTTTCTGGCGCAGGTCGAGGTAGCGGTACTTGAGACGGATGTCCTCGCCGACGTTCGGGTCGCCGAGGGTAAAGGGCATCGGCTCGCTGCGGTTTTCGACAACGAGTTCGTCGATGACCACTTCGATTTTACCTGTCTCGAGGCGTGGGTTTTCAAGCCCCTCTCCGCGCCGTCGTACTTTGCCTTTGGCGATCAGGACATACTCATCCCGGATATGGGAGGCGACTTTATGGGCCTGCTCGTTGTCGGCGGGGTCGCAGACGAGCTGGATGAGGCCGGTTTTGTCACGCAGGTCGATAAAGATGACACCCCCGTGGTCGCGGTAGCTGTTGACCCATCCGGCGAGAGTGACCTCTTCGCCGACATGGTTTTCATTAAGATCGGTACAGTAATGTGTTCGCAAATCGAATCTCCAGTATCCTGGGCGCAAAAGGAGGCACCCGTTTGAGTTAATGGCGCGATTATATCAAAACCAAACTTATTTTTTGTTAGAATCGCCATAGATATTGAAAAAGGTTTTCCCGTGCAAGAGAAACTAACCATCAAGCGTGTCGGCATTGTACTGCGTCCTTCCACGCCGGAGCTCAAAGCACTTTTCTATCAGGTGAAAGGGGCGTTTGAAAAACATGGCACCGAAGTTTTCATCGATGCGATCAGTGCCGGAATGATCGGTGTTTTGGGGCAAGAGTTCTCTTCGATGTGCCGGGTAAGCGATATTCTGGTCTGCATCGGCGGAGACGGGACGCTGATTTCGCTCGCACGCAGAAGCTACAGGTATCACAAGCCGATTCTGGGGATCAATGCCGGTACACTCGGCTTTCTCGCGGACATCAACCCTTCGGAAGTGGAGACCTTCATCGACAAACTCTATACGGGCGAGTATCGGATCGATGAGCGTATGATGATCGAGGGCGTACTCGCGGGCGGCGGTGAAGAGACGATGCTTCACTCTTTCAACGATATCGTCATCAGCCGCCCCTCCATTTCGAAGATGGTCAAAGTGGATGCCTATATCGACAGCAAATGGTTCAACACCTACTACGGCGACGGGCTGATCATCTCGACGCCGACCGGATCGACCGCCTACAACCTCGCCGCCGGCGGGCCGGTTACCTTCCCTTTGACGGACGCCTTTATTCTCACACCGATCTGTCCGCACTCTCTGACCCAGCGGCCGCTCGTAATTCCCGCCAATTTCGAAATCGAGATCAAAACACCCGAAAAAGAGTCGCTTGTCATCATCGATGGGCAGGAGCAGTACGATTTCGGTCCCGACGACACGCTCGTCATCCGAAAAGCGCCCATCGGTGCGCGTCTCATCCACCGGGTCGAGCGCAACTATTTCGATGTGCTTCGCGAAAAACTTTCATGGGGACAGGGACGATGATCGAGCGTTTTTACGCCCGAAATCTGATCGGGTTCGAGACCATCGACCTGACGTTTGAACCTGGCCTGATCGCCATCACCGGTCCAAGCGGAGCGGGGAAATCGGTCTTTATGGGCGCGCTGCTGGCACTCTTCGGGCGTGCCGACATTCGAGCCGATGTCTCGGAAGCGGTACTTCGAAAGAGCCCCCTGCTGCAGCTGGAGAGTTTCGAGGTCGAGGAGGCGGAGGTGACGGTACGTGCGGTAAAAAAAGAGAAGATTCGCTTCTTTCTCAACGACCTCACCATCTCCAAAAAGCGGCTCAAAGAGATGCTCTCACCGCTGGTGCGGCATATCGCGCAGCGCAGCAACAACGAACTCTCTTCCGAACTTCTGTTGGCGCTACTGGATGCGATGGCGGCGCAGGAGGATGTCTCCTATACGGAGCGGATCGGAACCTATCGGGAGATTTATGACGACTATCAGGCGAAACTTCGAAAACTCGAATCGATGCGGGCCGACGAGAAGCGTGTCAAAGAGTTGATCGAGTTCGCGGAGTTCGAGATCGCCAAGATCGATGAAGTCGCGCCGCGCCCCGGCGAGGACGAGGAGCTGATGGTCATCAAGCGAAAACTCTCCAAAAAGGAGAAGATCGGCGAGGCGATCGCGAAGGCATCGAGGATTTTCGAAGCCGAAGACGATGTTTTGGAAGCACTCTCCCTGATCGAGAGTGATACGGTGCTTTTCAACGAAACGATGAATATGCTCAGAAACGAATTCGAACGTGCCGAAGAGATGCTGGGAGAGCTCGAGGAGACCGATGTAGAGCAGGTACTCGACCGTATCGAGGCACTCGCCGCTCTCAAGCGGCGTTACGGTTCGATCGAGGATGCGCTCGCCTACCGTGACGAAAAGATCGAAGAGCTCGAGTATTACAGAAATATCGATCATGAACTGGGCGGACTGGAAGAGGAGACGGAACGGCTCTACCTGCAGCTTGAAAAGAGTGCCGAGGCGATCAGCCGGGCGCGAAAGGCAGCGGCAAAAGATGTAGAGCGTTTTATCAACAGTTATCTCGAGCAGTTGAGAATGCCTGAAATGCGCTTCGAATTCGGATCCAAACCACTCGACAGAGAGGGTTCCGACGCCGTCAATATCGATCTACAGGGTTCCTCGATCGAGACACTCAGCGGCGGGGAGTTCAACCGTATACGGCTTGCGTTGCTCCTGTGCAAAAGCGAACTGGCCGGCGGGGAGGGGATTTTGCTGATTGACGAGATCGACGCCAATGTCAGTGGCGATGAGTCGATCGCCATCGCGAAGCTTCTCAAGCGGCTTTCGAAGAACTACCAGATCGTCGCCATCTCCCACCAGCCCCATCTGAGCGCTGCGGCACGACAGCACTTTCTGGTCACGAAAGAGGGGGGAAGAAGTGTGGCCAGAGCGCTGAGTGCCGATGAGCGCATTCGTGAAATTTCACGGATGATCGCCGGAGAGAAGGGAATGCAGGAAGCCCGGAATCTTGCCGAAAGAATTGTAAAGGAGTTTTCAGCATGATTATCGATACCCACTGCCATCTCGACGATCCGAGATTTGACGACGACCTCGAAGAGGTAATCGCCAGAGCCCGGGAGCATGGTGTCAGAGGTTTTCTGATACCCGGTGCCGATCCCGATACTCTGCAAAAGGCGCAGGCCATCGCACATCGGTTCGATGGAGTCTATTATGCAGCGGGCGTCCACCCGTACGATACGCAAAAGTATGACGAAGCACTGCTGCGTGAGCATTTAAAAGATGAAAAGTGTATCGCGGTGGGCGAGTGCGGGCTGGATTACTACCGGCTTTCGGAGGACGAGGCTCAAAAACATGAGGAAGTCGCCGAACAGAAACGTGTTTTCGGACGTCAGATCGAGCTGGCAAAGGCGGTGGGAAAACCGCTGATCGTCCATATCCGCGATGCGAGCGACGATTCGATGCAGATGCTGATCGACCACGGGGCGGGCGAGGTCGGCGGCGTGCTGCACTGCTACAATGCTGACGAACAGCTGCTGAAACTCGCCGACTACGGCTTCTACTATGGTATCGGCGGGGTAGTGACGTTCAAAAACGCCAAAAAGCTTCCCCATGTGCTGCCGAAAATTCCCTACGGCCGTCTCGTTGTCGAGACCGATGCGCCTTATCTGACGCCTCACCCTTTCAGGGGGAAACGAAACGAACCTTATTACACGGTTTTCGTCGTCGAAAGAATTGCCGATATACTCGGAAAGAGCGTCGAAGAGATCGAAAGGGTGACGACGGAAAACGCCTGTCGGCTCTTTCGACCGTTTTCCACGGTTTGAAAGTTGTCAGTCTTTAAATGGTATAATAAAAGACTTTTGCCAAATTTCCAGGGGGTATTGTGAAAAAATTTCTGCTTGTTTTTGTCACGGCATTTGGATTTTTGCATGCATCGCTCTTTATGGAACCGCAGTACAACGACGATGTCAAAGTACTGCAGACGCTCGACATCGAATCTTCGTTTTTACGGGATCCCATCTTTCTTCAGCTCAAAAACAGCCTGACGACGAGCAAACGGAACCATTACCTCAAAATGCTCGAACGCGGGTCGCTCTATATTCCGACGCTGCGAAAGATGATTCACGACAACAACATTCCGCAGGTCTTTTTGTATATGGCGATGGCGGAATCCAACTTCGACACCCACGCACTTTCACACGCCAAAGCTTCCGGCCTCTGGCAGTTCATGCCGAAAACGGCGAAAATCTACGGCCTGAAGATCGATCGTTACATCGATGAACGCAGAGACCCCGTCCGTTCGACCGAAGCGGCCATCGCCTACCTCAAGCGTCTGCACAGA
Coding sequences:
- a CDS encoding NAD(+)/NADH kinase, with the protein product MQEKLTIKRVGIVLRPSTPELKALFYQVKGAFEKHGTEVFIDAISAGMIGVLGQEFSSMCRVSDILVCIGGDGTLISLARRSYRYHKPILGINAGTLGFLADINPSEVETFIDKLYTGEYRIDERMMIEGVLAGGGEETMLHSFNDIVISRPSISKMVKVDAYIDSKWFNTYYGDGLIISTPTGSTAYNLAAGGPVTFPLTDAFILTPICPHSLTQRPLVIPANFEIEIKTPEKESLVIIDGQEQYDFGPDDTLVIRKAPIGARLIHRVERNYFDVLREKLSWGQGR
- a CDS encoding DNA repair protein RecN encodes the protein MIERFYARNLIGFETIDLTFEPGLIAITGPSGAGKSVFMGALLALFGRADIRADVSEAVLRKSPLLQLESFEVEEAEVTVRAVKKEKIRFFLNDLTISKKRLKEMLSPLVRHIAQRSNNELSSELLLALLDAMAAQEDVSYTERIGTYREIYDDYQAKLRKLESMRADEKRVKELIEFAEFEIAKIDEVAPRPGEDEELMVIKRKLSKKEKIGEAIAKASRIFEAEDDVLEALSLIESDTVLFNETMNMLRNEFERAEEMLGELEETDVEQVLDRIEALAALKRRYGSIEDALAYRDEKIEELEYYRNIDHELGGLEEETERLYLQLEKSAEAISRARKAAAKDVERFINSYLEQLRMPEMRFEFGSKPLDREGSDAVNIDLQGSSIETLSGGEFNRIRLALLLCKSELAGGEGILLIDEIDANVSGDESIAIAKLLKRLSKNYQIVAISHQPHLSAAARQHFLVTKEGGRSVARALSADERIREISRMIAGEKGMQEARNLAERIVKEFSA
- a CDS encoding TatD family hydrolase; its protein translation is MIIDTHCHLDDPRFDDDLEEVIARAREHGVRGFLIPGADPDTLQKAQAIAHRFDGVYYAAGVHPYDTQKYDEALLREHLKDEKCIAVGECGLDYYRLSEDEAQKHEEVAEQKRVFGRQIELAKAVGKPLIVHIRDASDDSMQMLIDHGAGEVGGVLHCYNADEQLLKLADYGFYYGIGGVVTFKNAKKLPHVLPKIPYGRLVVETDAPYLTPHPFRGKRNEPYYTVFVVERIADILGKSVEEIERVTTENACRLFRPFSTV